The following DNA comes from Thiobacter sp. AK1.
GCAGGGCATGCTCCACGCGGCCGTCGATGATGTGGCTCGCTTTCACCCCATTGCGCACGGCCTGCAGCGCACAGTTGACCTTGGGCAGCATGCCGCCGGAGATGGTGCCATCCTCGATCAGGGCGCGCACCTGTTCTGCGTCCAGTTCGGAGAGTAGGCCACCTTGCTTGTCCAGCACCCCCGGCGTGTTGGTCATCAGGATCAGCTTCTCGGCGCGCAGGGTTTCCGCTAGCTTGCCTGCCACCAGATCGGCGTTGATGTTGTAGGCTGCGCCGTCCTCGCCGACCCCGATGGGGGCGATGACCGGAATGAAATCCTGGGAATCGAGCAGCGCCACCAGTGCGGGATCGATGGCTGCCACCTCCCCCACCTGGCCGATGTCCACGAATTCTCCCGCCTTCTCCTGGCTGGGCAGCCGCATGCGCCGCGCACGAATCATCCAGCCGTCCTTGCCGGTGAGTCCCACCGCCTTGCCGCCATGACGGTTGATGAGGGTGACGATGCTTTTGTTGACCAAGCCGCCGAGCACCATTTCCACCACGTCCATGGTCTCCGCATCCGTGACACGCATGCCTTGAATGAATTCGCTCTGCTTGCCGATACGCTTGAGCATGTCTCCGATCTGCGGGCCACCGCCGTGGACGATCACCGGATTCATGCCCACCAGCTTGAGCAACACCACGTCACGGGCGAAGCTCTCCTTGAGCCGCTCTTCCGTCATCGCGTTGCCGCCGTACTTGATGACGATGGTCTTGTCGAAAAAGCTCTGGATGAAAGGTAGCGCCTCGGACAGCAGTTCAGCCTTGGCGGCGGCAGTGGAAGGCGTGGCGGACATAATAGGCCTCGATTCAGGTGAAACGCGGGCGCCATTCTACAGCCCGCGGCGCCCACGAAAAAGGGCGGCCCGGCTTCGCCCTGGGCCGCCCTTGCACCACCCTCTTCGGTTGCCGTCAGCTGATGGTGAGCCGCTTCGCGCTGCTCGCCGCCTTCTTAGGCAGCACAAGCTCCAGCACGCCATCGGTGTACTTAGCCGTGGCATTGGCTTCGTCGATGTCGGACCCCAGGCTGAAGGAACGCGCCACACGCCCGAAGTACCGCTCGGAACGTAGCACCTTCTCGCCTTCCTTCTCCTCGGACTCCTTCTTGACCTCGGCACTGATGGACACGGTGTTGCCGTCGACGGACACGTGGATGTCCTCCTTCTTCACACCAGGAATCTCGGCCTTCACGGTGTAGGCCTTGTCGTTCTCAGTCACGTCCATCTTGATCTCGGGCGCCTTGGGCACGCCCTCCAATGCCATGGGCCGCACCAGAAAGCCCTTGAAGAAATCGTCGAACACGCTGTCCAGGTTGAACGGGTCGTAACGGGTAATGTTTGCCATGGGAACTCTCCTTGGTTGGTGAACGATTTCCGGCAGCTCTGTTTTGCCGGTTACCACCAATATGGGTGAAAGCGCGGGGATTTCAAGGGTGCCCAGAAAAGACTCTCCGTCACAACCCGGTCATGGCATCGTCACCTGGCTGTCGCAGGAAGCGCGCAGCATGGCAGCCCATGGATGGTCTTGAGTTCGCCGATTCGCTCCCGGTCTCGCGCCCCCCGCACCGGCTCCACCTGGCATGGGTCACCGAAACGTACCCGCCGGAAATCAATGGCGTGGCCATGACAGTCGGCCGGTTGGTGGACGGCTTGCGCCGGCGGGGCCATGGGGTGCAGCTGATACGTCCGCGTCAGCATCCAGCGGATGTGCCCAGTGACACGCAGAGTCTGGAAGAAGTCCTCACCCCCGGCTTGCCCCTCCCCCGCTATGACGAGCTGCGTATCGGCCTGCCGGCGGGGACGCGGCTTAAGCGCCTATGGCGGGCGCGGCGGCCCGATCTGGTGCATATCACCACGGAAGGCCCCTTGGGTTGGTCGGCGCTAAAGGCGGCCCGGGCCCTGGGCGTGCCGGTCACTTCGAGCTTCCATACCAATTTCCATATCTATAGTCGCCACTACGGCTTCGGTTGGCTTAAGCGTCCCATCGAAGCCTATCTGCGCCACTTTCACAACCGCACCGCTCTCACGCTGGTGCCCACCAAGGCCATGCGCCGCGAGCTGAGCCAGCTGGGCTTCCGCCGGCTCAACGTCTTGGCGCGGGGCGTCGATACCCAGCTATTCACACCGCAACGGCGCAGCGACGCGCTGCGCGCGAGCTGGGGTGCCCGCCCGGATACGCCGGTGGTGCTTTACGTGGGGCGGCTCGCCCCGGAAAAAAACCTGCCGTTGCTTCTCGCCGCCTATGATGCCTTGCGCGCCCGCCGTCCTGATGCGCGCTTGGTACTGGTGGGCGACGGCCCCCTGCGCCCGGCGCTGGCGCGCGCCCGCCCCTATGCCGCCACCTGGAGCGCGCGCGAGATGACGGCGCGGCTAACGTGTTTTTTACGAGGATACGCTCAAGCGAGGGGCCGCAGTGGACCGCCTATCCCACGCCGGGCTACCCCATGGATAGCCCCATCGCTGCTTGCGACCGTCGCCACCGCTTGCGTGAACACGCTACGCGTGCACCGTCCTTCCCGCGTAAGCTGAAAGCCAGGTGAGTGTGGCATGAGCCGCTGCCATTTGTGACGGTAGGTCGATCGCCTCGTGAGTCGGCTTATGACTATTGAGCATTACGTAAATGGGTGACACCTTTGTGTCGTCCCCGCGAAAGCGGGGACCCAGGAATATGGCGAGGAATACCCTGGATTCCCGCTTTCGCGGGAATGACGTTTGACTTACGCAGCCTGTCAACGACTTACGTAACGCTCAATAGCCACGTGCGAGGCGATGCGGTTGTGTAGCGACAACAGAAAGTCGATGTCGTTAACCAAACAGACTCTTCGGTAACGGCAGGGGCCCGCGCAGGCGCTCGTAACCAAGCCCGGCCAAGTGGGCCGTGCGCACCGGGCAGGGCAGATCGGCGCGCCAGTTGGGCGCCTCGCCCGCCAACAGCCGGTTGATCTCGGGCAAGCGCGCAGTGATCTCAGCCACGTAATGGTCGCAACGACGCGCTAGGCAACGATCGAGCGCCCGCGCACCCAGGCCCAGCAAGCGATGCAGGCGGCTGCCGTAGAGCAGCCCACTGGCCTGGGACAGACGTTTCACACCCCGCGCAGCCTCGGCCGAGGAGCAAGCGAAGTGGCGTGCGACGAAGGGGACGATGCGGGCCGCCTCTGCATCCAGTATCACTTGGGGATACGCGAACAGCTGGCAAGCCACGTGGGCATCCATCACCCATTCGGCCACGGCGTGGGTGAGGACCGGCACCTTGAGCCACAGGGCTTCGTGGGCGGGCACGAAATGATTATGGGCGAGCACGTCCACAAACAGGTGGCTGGCATAACCCACGGCCAGCGCCCGCTCCTCGTCGCTCGCCGCTTTTTCCATGAGACGCCAGGCAAAGCGCCATTCATGACTCGTGGCGAAGCCGGTAAGCCGCCCCGCCACCAGAGTGAGATCAGGTAGACACGCCCCAGCCAGAAGCAGCCGGGGCAGTCGGCGCACCGCGCGGCGCAAACGGGAATCGGCCAGCGGCACCGCCCACACCAAGAGCTGGGCGAAGTAGAGGTGGGTTGCCAGCCCCCAGGCCAGCGCCTGTTCGCTGTAGAGCGTCAATGGCAGCAGCCACCAGATCCATGCGCGCCGTTTCATGGCGTGCACTCTCGCAGCACTGAGCGAAGAAACGATGAACTGCCCGTGATTTTTCCGTGACAGGGAATGCGCTAAACTTGACGCTTCTCGCCACGGCCACGACACGATGCGCACGCTGATCTGCGGCTCCCTCGCCTACGACCACATCATGGTGTTCCGCGACCGTTTCCGGAACCACATCCTGCCGGACAAGATCCACATCCTTAACGTCTCTTTCCTGGTGCCGGACATGCGGCGCGAGTTCGGCGGTTGTGCCGGAAACATCGCCTACAACCTGAAGTTGCTGGGCGGCGAACCGGTGATCATGGCGGCGGTGGGCGAAGACTTCGCCCCCTATCGGGCGCGGCTGGAAGCCTTGGGGCTGGAAACGACCCACGTGCGGCTCATTCCCGGCACCTACACTGCCCAGGCCTTCATCACCACCGATCTCGATGACAACCAGATCACCGCCTTTCACCCGGGCGCGATGAACCACTCCCACGAAAACAGCGTGGGCGAGGCGCGCCACATCCGGCTGGGCATCGTCGCCCCGGACGGGCGGGAAGGCATGCTGCGCCATGCCCACGACTTCCATGCTGCGGGCATCCCTTTCGTGTTCGATCCGGGCCAGGCCATGCCCTTGTTCGACGGCCCAGAACTCTTGCGTTTCGTGGAACTGGCGGATTACGTGACGCTCAACGACTACGAAGCCGAGCTGATGCAGGAGCGCACGGGTCTGTCGCTCGCCGCGCTGGCCCAGCGGGTGAAGGCGCTCATCGTCACCCTTGGCGCGAAAGGCTCCCTCATCTTCGCCGACGGCGAACGGCTGGAAATTCCCTGCGTGCCACCGAAAGCCGTGGTGGATCCCACCGGCTGCGGCGATGCCTACCGTGCCGGTCTGCTCTACGGCATCGTGCACGGCTTCGACTGGGAACAAACCGGCCGCCTTGCGGCCTATATGGGGGCGCTTAAGATCGCCAGCCGCGGCGCCCAGAACCATAGCCTCGACCATGCCGCACTCACCGCCTGGGCACGGCAGGAATTGGGCCTGACCTGGCCCGCGTGAAACCCGTTTTGCAACAACCGGAGGTCAACATGCAACGTTTGCTAGTCATTACCACACTCGCCGCCACCGCGTTTGTGCTCACCGGCTGTCCGGCCACCATGTCCAGCGGCACCTACACCCGCGAGCAGGCGCGTCAGGCTCAGGAAGTTCAGATGGGCCGCGTGGAGAGCGTGCGCGAAGTGATGATCGAAGGCACCAAGTCCGTGGTTGGGCCCGCCGCCGGCGCTGCAGTGGGGGGCATCGCCGGCAGTAACATCGGCGGTGGCAAAGGCAGCACCGTGGGGGCCATCGTCGGCGCCGTGGCCGGTGGCGTGGCCGGAGCCGCCATCGAGGAAGGCGTGACCCGCACCAAGGGTCTGGAGATTACCGTCAAACTGGACAATGGCCGCATGATCGCCGTCACCCAGGCAGCGGACGAGGAGTTCCGGCCCGGTGACCGCGTGCGCGTGCTCACCGGAGGCGGCGTAACCCGCGTCACTCATTGAGCCAGCGGGGCCGCCAAGGAGTCCGAGACGGCCTCATTCCCACGCAATCGGACATCCAGGCTGTCATGGCCCCGCGTTCCTGGATCCCGGATCGCTGCGGCGGCGGAGGATGACGTGTGCCGGTGCTCGCCGCGCTCGGCTGTCATGACCGGAATCCTCACCAAAAGGGAGCAAAATGCGATTCATCGAACACTTGCTGGAACTCCTGATCTTCAACGCCCGCTGGCTACTTGCACCGTTTTATCTAGGGCTGGTGGTGGGTATTGGCCTGATCCTGTTGAAGTTTGCCCAGGAGTTCCTACACGTGCTGCCCCACGTGTTCGAAATGAGCGAAGGCGATCTCATCCTGGCGGTGCTCACCCTGGTGGACATGTCGCTGGTAGCCAATCTGCTGCTCATCATCATCTTCAGTGGCTACGAAAACTTCGTCTCCAAGATCGACACCGCTGGCCATGAGGACCGGCCGGACTGGATGGGCAAGGTGGACTTCTCCGGCCTCAAGGTCAAGGTGATCGCTTCCATCGTCGCCATTTCCGCGATTGAGCTGTTGAAGACCTTCGTCAACATCATGGCCCTCATCGAGGCGGACAAGAATCCCAACGCCGAGTGGGTGTGGACCAATGCCGACACCGCCATCGCCTGGAAGGTGGGCATCCATGCCATCCTGGTGGTATCGGGCGTGCTGTTCGCGCTGATGGATCGCATCGCCGAAGGGGCCCATGAAATCAAGCACCGCGCCAAACACTGAAGCCAGGCGCTGCGGCTGGTGCGGGACGGACCCGCTCTATATCGCCTACCACGACAGCGAATGGGGTGTTCCCTCTTTCGATGACGCGCACCTGTTCGAAATGCTCATTCTCGAGGGGCAGCAAGCTGGCCTGTCCTGGCTCACCATCCTCAAGAAGCGCGCCGCCCTGCGCGAGGCACTAGCGGGCTTCGACCCACAGCGCCTGGCACGCTTCACCGCGGCCGACATCGAGCGACTGCTGGACAATCCAGGCATCGTGCGCAACCGCGCCAAGCTCCAAGCAGCCGTCACCAATGCTCGCGCCTTTCTTGAGCTTGCGGCGCACGAAGGCGGTTTTGCGCCTTTTCTCTGGTCCTTCGTCGAGGGCAGACCGGTTCAGAACCGTTTTCGTCGTCTCGTAGACATCCCCACCCAGACCACTGTTTCCCGTCGGCTTGCGCGAGCGCTCAAACAACGCGGCTTCCAATTCGTGGGCCCAACCATGTGCTACGCCTACATGCAGGCGGTGGGTCTGGTGAACGACCACCTGGTGAGCTGCCCGCGCCACGAGGAGGTTGCGTCCCTGGCGCCTGACATCTGAGACATTGCGCGAAGAGTAGGCCCGCGGGTCATAAAAGCTTCATCCCTCTTTCACGCCCACGTCATCGCCGCTTCTTAGCCTGCGCCTCATCGAAAATTCGAAACGAGGTGTGGCATGTTGAACGAGTTGGCGCGTTGGGAAACCCAGGCCCGCTCTGCCCCGCTCACGCTGAGCCTGGCCCGCTGTGAAGACGAGGTGCGCGAGGCACAGCGCCTGCGCTACAAGGTGTTCGCCGAGGAAATAGGCGCGCGCCTGCCCAATCCGGAATCAGGGCTTGACCGGGATCTCTTCGACCCCTTCTGCGAGCACCTGCTGGTGCGCGACGCCCGGACGCTGGAAGTGGTCGGCACCTATCGCCTGCTCACGCCCCGCGGCGCGCGCGAGGCCGGCTGCTTCTATTCCCAGACCGAATTCGACCTGACCCGGCTCAATCATCTGCTCGACCGCACGCTGGAAGTGGGCCGCGCCGCGGTGCATCCTGCCTACCGCAATGGCGGCGTAATCACGCTACTGTGGGCAGGACTGGCCCGCTTCATCGAGCAGCATGGCTTCGATTACCTGATCGGCTGCGCCAGCATCGGCATGGCCGATGGTGGCCATGCGGCCGCAAGCCTGTTCCGCCGCATCGGCATTGAGCACATGAGCCCGGTGGAGTGGCGTGTATTTCCCCGCAACCGGCTGCCTCTGGAATCCCTGGACAACACGCTCAACGTGCCCTTGCCGCCCCTGCTCAAGGGCTACATCCGTGTAGGCTGCTATGTCTGTGGCGCGCCGGCCTGGGACCCGGACTTCAACACCGCCGACCTGATGCTGATCCTGCCGCGGGCGCTGATGAATCCGCGCTATTCCCGTCATTTTCTGCCCCACGGCTGACACGCCACGGCTTTGCACCGTCCGGCGCGGGACGGTAGCATCGCCCGATGGACGAGAAGACTCCCGCGACCGGTGCCGAGGCGTTGCCAAACCGGGCCACGACGCAAGGTGGGATCGCCCGCCTCCTTATCAAGCTCGTCCTGCTCGCGTTCCACTTGGCCTGGGGCGCGGTGCTGGCGGCCCTGGTCTTCCCCTTCGCCACGCAAGCCCGGCGCGAAGCCATCATCGAACGCTGGGCGCAGGCTTTGCTTGGGCGACTATCCGTGCGCGTCACCGTCACGGGTGTGCTTGCGGTCCGCAAGGGTGCCGTCTTCGTCGCCAATCACATCTCCTGGCTCGACGTGTGGCTGCTGGACAGCCAGCGGGCATGCCGGTTTGTGGCCAAGGCAGAGGTGGCGCGCTGGCCGCTGATCGGCTGGCTGGCAAAAAAAACCGGCACGCTCTTCATTCGTCGGGAACAACGACATCACACTGCCGCCATCAACCGGGAGATCGCCGCCGCCCTCGCCGACGGCGCCTGTATCGCCCTGTTTCCCGAGAGCACGACCAGCGACGGCCTAAGGCTGCGCCGCTTCCACCCTTCCCTGTTGCAGCCCGCAGTGGATCTGGGCGCGCCGGTGATTCCTGTGGCGATCCGTTATGTGGACGCGGCGGGCAACCCGGACACCACCCCGGCCTACATTGATCAGATGACGCTGCTCGACTCGCTTACGCGCATCATCAAGGCCGAAACAGTTCACGCCGAGCTTGCCTTTCTGCCCGCCATCTCCACGCGCGGGCGCAACCGGCGCGAAATCGCGCGCGCAGCCCAGGCCGCTATCGCAGCGGCCTTGTCCCTGCCAGACCCTGACAGGACACCTGAAACAGCGCCCGGTCTTCCAAGCGCATAGCAGATAGGGCGCCCCCCCACAGGCAGCCCGTGTCCAGGGCGCAGTATTCACTGTTGACATCGAGCCCATGCGCGGACCAGTGACCGAAAACGATGGGCGCGCCGCGACTCTTGCGTTCCGGCACTTCATACCAGGGCAAGAAGCCTTCCGGCCGCCGCGACGGTGGTCCCTTGTGGGTGAATTCCATCACGCCCTCGCGCGTGCAAAAACGCAGCCGCGTCATGGCATTGGTGATGACCCGCAGACGCGCGATGCCAATGAGATCGTCGCGCCACTGGCGGGGCTCGTTCCCGTACATGTGCTCAAGGAAGTGGCGATAGCCAGGCCCCGCGAGTTCCCCCTCCACTTCCCGCGCCAGCTCCACTGCACGTAACACCGTCCATTGCGGCAACAGTCCTGCATGCACCATCAGCCAGCCGTGCTCGAAATGGGCCAGGGGCCGGTGGCGCAGCCATTCCAGCAGCTCCGCGCGATCCGGCGCGGTGAGCACGTCCTCGAGCGTGTCGTTGTGATGAAGCGGGACGAAGCCCTCCGCCACAGCCAGCAGATGCAAATCGTGGTTGCCCAGCACGGCGACGGCGCGCTCGCCCAAATCACGCGCCCAGCGCAACACCTGCAGCGAATGCGGTCCGCGGTTGACCAGATCGCCCACCAGCCAGAGCCGATCCCGGCTAGGGTCGAAAGGGATTTTCTCCATGAGACGCATGAGCGCCTCGTAACAACCCTGGATGTCGCCAATGACGTAGGTGGCCATGCTCGCTCCAAACAAACCGGCGCCATTCTAACCCGCGTAACCAGCAAGCACCCGCGCTTTGGCTGCATGTTAGAATCGCGGCCTCCAAGCAACCTTCCGCAGCACCCCTGTCCATGCATGCTCTCAATGCCCCGCAGCGGGAGGCGGTCAAATACCTCGACGGCCCCCTGCTCGTGCTGGCGGGCGCCGGCAGCGGCAAGACCCGCGTCATCACACACAAGATCGCCTACCTCATCCGCGACTGCGGCTACGCGCCCGGCACCATCGCCGCCATCACCTTTACCAACAAGGCGGCACAAGAAATGCAGGAACGTGTGGGCCGCCTGCTGGAAAACCGTTCCGTGCGCGGGCTCGCGATCACCACTTTCCACGCCCTCGGCTTGCAGATCCTGCGCCAGGAAGCCGCGCGCATTGGCTATAAGCCGCGCTTTTCCGTGCTCGATGCTGCCGACAGCCTGCACCTGCTGGCGGAGATCCTGAAGACGACGGACAAGAGTCTGCTCAAGCGCATCCAGCACCGCATCTCGCGCTGGAAGAACGATCTGGTGGCGCCCGGGGCGGCGGCCACCCAAGCCGATAGCGAACAGGCCGTGGCCGCGGCGCGCGCCTATGTCGCCTACCAGGACACTTTGCGCGCCTATCAGGCCATGGATTTCGACGACTTGATCCGCCTGCCGGTGGAACTGCTGGAACGCGATCCCGAAGCGCGCGGCAAGTGGCAAGACCGCCTGCGCTACCTGCTGGTGGACGAATACCAGGACACCAATCTCGGCCAGTACCGGCTGATGAAACTGCTCGCCGGCGCGCGCGCGGCCTTCACCGCCGTGGGCGACGACGACCAGGCGATCTATGCCTGGCGCGGCGCCAACGTGGAAAACCTGCGCCTGCTGCAGGACGACTTTCCACGCCTGAAGGTAATCAAGCTGGAACAGAACTACCGCTCCACCCTGCGCATCCTGCGCGCCGCCAATCATCTGATCGCCCACAACACCAAGCTGTTCGAGAAGAAACTGTGGAGCGAGCTCGGCCTGGGCGAACCCATCCATGTGTTCGCCGCGCGCGACGACGAGGCAGAAGCCGAGAACGTGGTCATGCGCATCGAAGCCCACCGGTTGCAACATCGCACCCACTATGGCGATTACGCCATTCTCTACCGCGGCAACCACCAGGCGCGCCCCTTCGAAGAGGCGCTGCGGGCGCGGCGCATTCCCTACCAGGTCTCCGGCGGCCAGTCCTTTTTCGAGCGCACCGAGATCAAGGACATCACCGCCTATTTGCGCCTCATCCACAATAGCGACGACGACCCTGCCTTCATCCGCGCCATCACCACCCCTAGGCGTGGCGTGGGTGTGCAGACCCTGGAGAAACTCGGTGCCTACGCGGCAAGCCGTCACCTATCCCTGTTCGCCGCGGTGTTCGAAGTCGGGTTCGAGGCCCAACTGACTGCCCGCCAATACGAGCCGTTGGCGGCGTTTTGCCATTTCATCAATGGACTGGAGTACCGCGCCGCGCGCGAACCCGCCGGCGTCATCCTGCAGGATATGCTGCGCGGCATCGGCTATGAAACCTGGCTGTTCGACCAAGCAGAGCCGCGCATCGCAGAAACACGCTGGGCCAACGTGCAGGACTTCGTGGGCTGGCTTGCCCGCAAGGGCGAGGAAGAAGGCAAGACGCTGGCCGAGCTCGTCCAGACTGTCGCCCTCATGAGCATGTTGGACAATCGGGAGGAAGACGCAAACGCCGTGAGGCTAACCACCCTGCACGCCGCAAAGGGCCTGGAATTCCGCCACGTTTTCCTGGTGGGCGTGGAAGAAGGCATCCTGCCCCACAGAGAGTGCATCGAAAACGGCCAGGTGGAGGAAGAACGGCGTCTCATGTACGTGGGCATCACCCGCGCCCGCGAAAGCCTCACCCTGAGCCATTGCCTCAAGCGCCGCCGCGCACGCGAGTTCCAGGTGTGCGAGCCCTCGCGCTTCATCGCCGAACTCCCTCAGGACGATTTGCGCATCTCGGGGCGCGAAACCGACCCCATGCGCGACAAGCAGGAGGGCAGCGCGCGCCTAGCCCAGCTCAAGGCCATGCTGAAGGGCAGCTCTTGAGCCTTGAAAACCTGGTTGGCAGATGTGGCGCCCCCTACTGCCGCGAAAGCGATGCAAGGCAACGGAAGCGGACATGCCACGCCCGCCTGCCCCCTGGAGAATGCCCGTTGACGGCATCCCCGTCATCCCCGCGCAAGCGGGTATCCAGACTTCGATCTGCGCAGCTTGCGCAGTGTCCTATTGAGCGTTACGTAAGTCGTTGACAGGCTGCGTAAGTCAAACGTCATTCCCGCGAAAGCGGGAATCCAGGGTATGCCTCGCCATGTTCCTGGGTCCCCGCTTTCGCGGGGACGACACAAAGGTGTCACCCATTTACGTAATGCTCAATATTGAGCGTTACGTAAGTCGTTGACAGGCTGCGTAAGTCAAACGTCATTCCCGCGAAAGCGGGAATCCAGGGTATTCCTCGCCATGTTCCTGGGTCCCCGCTTTCGCGGGGACGACACAAAGGTGTCACCCATTTACGTAATGCTCAATAGATTCCGCGCGCACGGCGTCTGGCCGGCATGACGAAGAGCGTACCCATCTGCACCAGCAGCACCGGTGGGAACGCCTTTCGCCGCAATGGAGCGCAAAAAAAACGCGGGGGCGTCCCCGCGTTTTTCAAGTCCTGGTGGAATCCGTCATTCCTTGGGCTGGAAGTTGGCGCCTGCGGAGTTGGCCATGTAGGCCACCGTGCGCGCGATCTCGATATCCGAGATGTCCGGATCGCCGCCACGGGGCGGCATGCCGCGGATGCCCTCGATGGCATGCTTGATCAGCGTCTCGTAACCTTGAGCGATGCGGGGCGCCCAGTCCG
Coding sequences within:
- a CDS encoding glycine zipper 2TM domain-containing protein, giving the protein MQRLLVITTLAATAFVLTGCPATMSSGTYTREQARQAQEVQMGRVESVREVMIEGTKSVVGPAAGAAVGGIAGSNIGGGKGSTVGAIVGAVAGGVAGAAIEEGVTRTKGLEITVKLDNGRMIAVTQAADEEFRPGDRVRVLTGGGVTRVTH
- a CDS encoding GNAT family N-acyltransferase; this encodes MLNELARWETQARSAPLTLSLARCEDEVREAQRLRYKVFAEEIGARLPNPESGLDRDLFDPFCEHLLVRDARTLEVVGTYRLLTPRGAREAGCFYSQTEFDLTRLNHLLDRTLEVGRAAVHPAYRNGGVITLLWAGLARFIEQHGFDYLIGCASIGMADGGHAAASLFRRIGIEHMSPVEWRVFPRNRLPLESLDNTLNVPLPPLLKGYIRVGCYVCGAPAWDPDFNTADLMLILPRALMNPRYSRHFLPHG
- a CDS encoding DNA-3-methyladenine glycosylase I; this encodes MKSSTAPNTEARRCGWCGTDPLYIAYHDSEWGVPSFDDAHLFEMLILEGQQAGLSWLTILKKRAALREALAGFDPQRLARFTAADIERLLDNPGIVRNRAKLQAAVTNARAFLELAAHEGGFAPFLWSFVEGRPVQNRFRRLVDIPTQTTVSRRLARALKQRGFQFVGPTMCYAYMQAVGLVNDHLVSCPRHEEVASLAPDI
- the argB gene encoding acetylglutamate kinase — encoded protein: MSATPSTAAAKAELLSEALPFIQSFFDKTIVIKYGGNAMTEERLKESFARDVVLLKLVGMNPVIVHGGGPQIGDMLKRIGKQSEFIQGMRVTDAETMDVVEMVLGGLVNKSIVTLINRHGGKAVGLTGKDGWMIRARRMRLPSQEKAGEFVDIGQVGEVAAIDPALVALLDSQDFIPVIAPIGVGEDGAAYNINADLVAGKLAETLRAEKLILMTNTPGVLDKQGGLLSELDAEQVRALIEDGTISGGMLPKVNCALQAVRNGVKASHIIDGRVEHALLLEILTSEGVGTLIKRA
- a CDS encoding carbohydrate kinase family protein, with amino-acid sequence MRTLICGSLAYDHIMVFRDRFRNHILPDKIHILNVSFLVPDMRREFGGCAGNIAYNLKLLGGEPVIMAAVGEDFAPYRARLEALGLETTHVRLIPGTYTAQAFITTDLDDNQITAFHPGAMNHSHENSVGEARHIRLGIVAPDGREGMLRHAHDFHAAGIPFVFDPGQAMPLFDGPELLRFVELADYVTLNDYEAELMQERTGLSLAALAQRVKALIVTLGAKGSLIFADGERLEIPCVPPKAVVDPTGCGDAYRAGLLYGIVHGFDWEQTGRLAAYMGALKIASRGAQNHSLDHAALTAWARQELGLTWPA
- a CDS encoding TIGR00645 family protein, whose translation is MRFIEHLLELLIFNARWLLAPFYLGLVVGIGLILLKFAQEFLHVLPHVFEMSEGDLILAVLTLVDMSLVANLLLIIIFSGYENFVSKIDTAGHEDRPDWMGKVDFSGLKVKVIASIVAISAIELLKTFVNIMALIEADKNPNAEWVWTNADTAIAWKVGIHAILVVSGVLFALMDRIAEGAHEIKHRAKH
- a CDS encoding glycosyltransferase; translated protein: MDGLEFADSLPVSRPPHRLHLAWVTETYPPEINGVAMTVGRLVDGLRRRGHGVQLIRPRQHPADVPSDTQSLEEVLTPGLPLPRYDELRIGLPAGTRLKRLWRARRPDLVHITTEGPLGWSALKAARALGVPVTSSFHTNFHIYSRHYGFGWLKRPIEAYLRHFHNRTALTLVPTKAMRRELSQLGFRRLNVLARGVDTQLFTPQRRSDALRASWGARPDTPVVLYVGRLAPEKNLPLLLAAYDALRARRPDARLVLVGDGPLRPALARARPYAATWSAREMTARLTCFLRGYAQARGRSGPPIPRRATPWIAPSLLATVATACVNTLRVHRPSRVS
- a CDS encoding Hsp20/alpha crystallin family protein, with protein sequence MANITRYDPFNLDSVFDDFFKGFLVRPMALEGVPKAPEIKMDVTENDKAYTVKAEIPGVKKEDIHVSVDGNTVSISAEVKKESEEKEGEKVLRSERYFGRVARSFSLGSDIDEANATAKYTDGVLELVLPKKAASSAKRLTIS
- a CDS encoding zinc dependent phospholipase C family protein, producing MKRRAWIWWLLPLTLYSEQALAWGLATHLYFAQLLVWAVPLADSRLRRAVRRLPRLLLAGACLPDLTLVAGRLTGFATSHEWRFAWRLMEKAASDEERALAVGYASHLFVDVLAHNHFVPAHEALWLKVPVLTHAVAEWVMDAHVACQLFAYPQVILDAEAARIVPFVARHFACSSAEAARGVKRLSQASGLLYGSRLHRLLGLGARALDRCLARRCDHYVAEITARLPEINRLLAGEAPNWRADLPCPVRTAHLAGLGYERLRGPLPLPKSLFG
- a CDS encoding lysophospholipid acyltransferase family protein, with translation MDEKTPATGAEALPNRATTQGGIARLLIKLVLLAFHLAWGAVLAALVFPFATQARREAIIERWAQALLGRLSVRVTVTGVLAVRKGAVFVANHISWLDVWLLDSQRACRFVAKAEVARWPLIGWLAKKTGTLFIRREQRHHTAAINREIAAALADGACIALFPESTTSDGLRLRRFHPSLLQPAVDLGAPVIPVAIRYVDAAGNPDTTPAYIDQMTLLDSLTRIIKAETVHAELAFLPAISTRGRNRREIARAAQAAIAAALSLPDPDRTPETAPGLPSA
- a CDS encoding symmetrical bis(5'-nucleosyl)-tetraphosphatase, whose amino-acid sequence is MATYVIGDIQGCYEALMRLMEKIPFDPSRDRLWLVGDLVNRGPHSLQVLRWARDLGERAVAVLGNHDLHLLAVAEGFVPLHHNDTLEDVLTAPDRAELLEWLRHRPLAHFEHGWLMVHAGLLPQWTVLRAVELAREVEGELAGPGYRHFLEHMYGNEPRQWRDDLIGIARLRVITNAMTRLRFCTREGVMEFTHKGPPSRRPEGFLPWYEVPERKSRGAPIVFGHWSAHGLDVNSEYCALDTGCLWGGALSAMRLEDRALFQVSCQGLAGTRPLR